One Triticum dicoccoides isolate Atlit2015 ecotype Zavitan chromosome 5B, WEW_v2.0, whole genome shotgun sequence genomic window carries:
- the LOC119307830 gene encoding calmodulin-binding protein 60 D-like translates to MAPPKRQLALTGAGAGREEAKRLRVGVANASAAGWQAPTSPASPGTRLMRRTVLVVLFLLRMSDGITVTESISQIGRMVQRKMEGIQKVQALMMRKLENLEEKVESMSHEVKKLARLHSNRHADKHPRSEPYQEGATLSEPNANIRLRFLDGLKTPIYTDKIIASESNAAIRIGVFDGDKMISEGPLSKAKVEILVLRGDFCSDGQESWTEEEFNSHIAQGRHRQGSVLGGDCSAWLNNGEASLGKIRFREGSSRTPSRKFIVGGRVCMNRKIGGIRVQEAVMEPVTVLDRRNEANEKRHPPRLDDEVYRLEEISRDGIYHRRLKNAHIFTVEDFLKALNKDADELCETVLEIKKRSNAWERMVKHARECCLADKPELKAYRNVEGTVVIFLNCVHDLVGAVFYGVYISRDNFDPAKKAQAYELKECARHQLDSLPFDYVMNGDLPEQVPSSTHFTLDAFILGPDVALQPNENQLQDRINNITEPSHQNEYIHGDQSTVNAHYFQGESILAVGQQQPTIFTGELLHWPYERSGQVNIHSQMQAPMSMDGGGVMQASTFVQHNLLPQLFGPTQVQESMHAIHYSENPPNHAVGPSTWHDDIYP, encoded by the exons ATGGCGCCGCCCAAGAGGCAGCTGGCCCTGACGGGCGCCGGCGCAGGCCGGGAGGAGGCGAAGCGCCTGCGCGTCGGGGTCGCCAACGCCAGCGCCGCCGGCTGGCAGGCGCCGACATCGCCGGCGTCGCCGGGGACGCGGCTCATGCGGCGGACGGTGCTCGTCGTGCTCTTTCTACTGCGAAT GAGCGACGGGATCACGGTGACGGAAAGCATCTCCCAGATTGGTCGCATG GTTCAGAGGAAGATGGAAGGGATTCAGAAGGTTCAGGCTCTTATGATGCG CAAATTGGAAAATTTAGAGGAAAAGGTGGAGAGCATGAGCCATGAAGTG AAGAAATTGGCACGTTTGCATTCCAATAGACACGCCGATAAACACCCAAG ATCAGAACCATATCAGGAGGGTGCCACTTTGAGTGAACCGAACGCCAACATTCGCCTGCGTTTCCTGGATGGCCTGAAGACTCCAATTTACACAGACAAGATTATAGCCTCTGAGAGCAATGCGGCTATCAGGATTGGCGTCTTTGATGGTGACAAAATGATCAGTGAAGGCCCGCTTTCGAAGGCGAAAGTTGAGATCCTGGTTCTCCGTGGCGACTTCTGCAGTGATGGTCAGGAGAGCTGGACTGAAGAGGAGTTTAACAGCCACATAGCGCAAGGCCGGCACAGGCAAGGGTCAGTGCTGGGGGGCGATTGCAGTGCGTGGTTGAACAATGGGGAGGCGTCATTGGGAAAAATCCGCTTCAGAGAAGGATCATCCAGGACTCCCAGTAGGAAGTTCATCGTCGGAGGAAGAGTATGCATGAACAGGAAGATCGGTGGTATTCGAGTCCAGGAAGCTGTCATGGAGCCGGTCACTGTGCTGGATCGTAGGAATGAAG CAAATGAGAAGAGGCACCCTCCCAGATTGGATGATGAAGTGTATCGCCTGGAAGAGATCTCCAGAGATGGAATTTACCACAGGAGGCTTAAGAATGCTCATATCTTCACAGTGGAGGACTTCTTGAAGGCTTTGAACAAGGACGCAGACGAGCTCTGTGAAACG GTCCTCGAGATCAAGAAGCGCAGTAATGCTTGGGAAAGAATGGTTAAGCATGCCAGAGAATGCTGCCTCGCAGACAAGCCGGAGCTCAAAGCATATCGCAATGTAGAGGGGACTGTGGTGATCTTCCTCAATTGCGTGCATGATCTTGTTGGAGCAGTCTTTTATGGTGTTTACATTTCACGGGACAATTTTGATCCGGCTAAGAAG GCTCAAGCGTACGAGTTGAAAGAGTGTGCGCGCCATCAGTTGGACAGTCTTCCGTTTGACTATGTGATGAATGGCGATCTTCCTGAACAAGTTCCCTCTAGCACTCATTTTACTCTGGATGCATTCATTCTTGGTCCGGATGTCGCGCTTCAAC CAAACGAAAACCAGTTGCAGGATAGGATCAACAATATCACTGAACCATCTCACCAGAACGAGTATATTCATGGTGATCAGAGCACAGTTAACGCACATTATTTCCAAG GAGAAAGTATTCTAGCAGTTGGTCAGCAGCAACCTACAATTTTCACTGGTGAATTACTTCACTGGCCCTACGAAA GATCAGGTCAAGTGAACATCCATAGCCAGATGCAAGCTCCCATGTCCATGGATGGCGGAGGTGTCATGCAGGCATCAACCTTTGTTCAGCACAACCTCCTGCCACAATTATTCGGTCCTACGCAAGTCCAAGAAAGCATGCATGCCATCCATTACTCTGAGAATCCACCTAACCATGCTGTTGGACCATCGACATGGCACGATGATATTTATCCCTGA